A genomic segment from Planctomycetaceae bacterium encodes:
- a CDS encoding HEAT repeat domain-containing protein, with product MTSQPVLTPPPPPAWALRPQPWSRRRKLVAIFAPIALIAAVATATICYFTSDAVRAAELIHELRHPPEQGALSRLMGEDPPAARPDGVIVAELGGLGSGAVSVIIEAIEREDTPQAVAEEDEFYRQMHGRLVRQGRRDLLIRALGLIGPRAKAAVLPMVKWLQLPQYRYSRYEIVAALGNIGPDAAAAMPLILKVLDEQEDFRQGQMVIRACGQLGPAAVGAVPFFIKAIEGKRSYMDDRDMEIYIEAIAGIGQPALQHLDPLMSDEEDNLRRLAWQSMARMGPAGLTALVQHLESPSRRARACAALGLEKLGAKAAPALKAIVAATNAENNQISTNSRHATVSGSLISVLIEIGPAAEPGLQEIARITTDDMLKSWAEDALNTIRASKP from the coding sequence ATGACAAGCCAACCGGTCTTGACTCCCCCACCGCCGCCTGCCTGGGCTCTGCGCCCGCAGCCGTGGTCAAGGCGGCGCAAGCTTGTGGCGATCTTCGCGCCGATAGCACTGATCGCCGCAGTGGCAACTGCGACCATCTGTTACTTCACCAGCGATGCCGTCCGCGCTGCGGAGCTCATCCACGAACTGCGCCATCCTCCTGAACAAGGCGCGCTGTCGCGCCTGATGGGCGAGGACCCTCCTGCGGCCAGACCCGACGGCGTGATCGTGGCGGAACTAGGCGGCCTGGGCAGCGGGGCCGTCAGCGTGATTATCGAGGCCATCGAGCGCGAGGATACGCCCCAGGCCGTTGCCGAGGAAGACGAGTTCTACCGGCAGATGCACGGTCGCCTTGTCCGGCAAGGACGCCGAGACCTTCTGATCCGGGCACTGGGCCTGATAGGTCCCCGAGCCAAGGCCGCAGTCTTGCCGATGGTAAAGTGGCTGCAACTTCCCCAGTACCGGTACAGCCGGTATGAAATTGTCGCGGCTTTGGGGAATATTGGTCCCGATGCCGCTGCGGCCATGCCGTTGATTCTGAAGGTCCTGGACGAGCAGGAAGATTTCAGGCAAGGTCAGATGGTCATCCGCGCGTGCGGGCAACTCGGTCCGGCCGCCGTCGGCGCGGTTCCGTTCTTCATCAAGGCCATCGAGGGCAAACGATCTTACATGGACGACCGCGACATGGAGATCTATATCGAAGCCATCGCCGGGATAGGCCAGCCGGCGCTGCAGCATCTGGACCCGCTGATGAGCGACGAAGAGGACAACCTGCGAAGGCTGGCCTGGCAGTCGATGGCCCGGATGGGACCGGCAGGGCTGACGGCGCTGGTGCAACATCTGGAAAGCCCCTCCCGCCGCGCCCGTGCGTGCGCGGCCTTGGGGCTCGAAAAGCTGGGCGCCAAAGCCGCCCCGGCCCTGAAGGCTATCGTCGCGGCCACCAATGCCGAGAATAATCAGATCAGCACCAACAGCCGACATGCTACCGTATCCGGAAGCCTGATCAGCGTGCTGATCGAGATCGGCCCTGCCGCCGAACCGGGCCTGCAGGAAATCGCCAGGATCACCACAGACGACATGCTCAAATCATGGGCCGAGGATGCCCTGAACACCATTCGAGCATCCAAGCCGTAG
- a CDS encoding zinc ribbon domain-containing protein has product MPTYEYKCSKCQHVFEVFHKTMNTTAAQKCPECGSKTQRQLTAAKGIHMKKSGGEAPPCGRQKACKACPAMGG; this is encoded by the coding sequence ATGCCGACATACGAATACAAGTGCAGCAAGTGCCAGCACGTCTTTGAAGTCTTCCACAAGACCATGAACACCACGGCCGCCCAGAAATGCCCCGAGTGCGGCAGCAAGACCCAGCGGCAGCTCACGGCCGCCAAGGGCATCCACATGAAGAAGTCCGGCGGCGAGGCCCCGCCGTGCGGCCGTCAGAAGGCCTGCAAAGCCTGCCCGGCGATGGGCGGGTAA
- a CDS encoding Gfo/Idh/MocA family oxidoreductase, which produces MKRYKAVVLGAGQRGRAHTLAFLKNADRFDLAAVCDLDTDRMKAMLAGINVSLPIYASADEMLAREKPDVFCFVTPPAIRLELVKLGIRHGVKAIAYEKPMATTLGEAKEICDACDAAGIKHVICHQHKYGGHWQAVKRIVESGRIGKVRSVHATSKGWFFHYITHLVDYAMWLMDYPKPQWVVGHIHGRGKVADNHPSPDYIMGQVGFAGAVRGFFECGTLAPSRGMPEHFWYDAGATVLGTHGYAEVVVGKGWRAVTADGGYIEDNSVSFDESGDTAPYITDLAKWMDDPSQPHPCRGELAYRGFEVSMAMLQSGLDPRTIVLPMDLSAPTLDRMVAELPEDNYQLETE; this is translated from the coding sequence ATGAAGCGATACAAGGCAGTCGTTCTGGGCGCGGGGCAGCGAGGGCGGGCGCATACTCTGGCGTTTTTGAAGAACGCGGACCGGTTTGATCTGGCGGCCGTATGCGATCTGGATACCGACCGCATGAAAGCGATGCTGGCGGGCATCAATGTCTCGCTGCCGATCTACGCCTCGGCCGACGAGATGCTCGCCCGCGAGAAGCCTGACGTGTTCTGCTTCGTCACGCCGCCGGCGATCCGGCTGGAGCTGGTGAAGCTGGGCATTCGCCACGGCGTCAAAGCCATCGCCTACGAGAAGCCCATGGCCACCACGCTGGGCGAGGCCAAGGAAATCTGCGACGCCTGCGACGCCGCCGGCATCAAGCACGTCATCTGCCATCAGCATAAGTACGGCGGGCACTGGCAGGCGGTCAAGCGGATCGTCGAGTCCGGCCGCATCGGAAAAGTGCGGTCCGTCCACGCCACCTCCAAGGGCTGGTTCTTCCACTACATCACGCACCTGGTGGACTACGCGATGTGGTTGATGGACTACCCCAAGCCGCAGTGGGTCGTCGGCCACATTCACGGCCGCGGGAAAGTCGCCGACAACCACCCCTCGCCGGACTACATCATGGGTCAGGTGGGTTTCGCCGGCGCGGTGCGCGGGTTCTTCGAGTGCGGGACGCTGGCCCCTTCGCGCGGGATGCCCGAGCACTTCTGGTACGACGCCGGCGCGACGGTCCTGGGCACGCACGGCTACGCTGAGGTGGTCGTCGGCAAGGGCTGGCGCGCGGTGACGGCCGACGGCGGATACATCGAGGACAACAGCGTCAGCTTCGACGAGAGCGGCGACACGGCCCCGTACATCACCGACCTGGCGAAGTGGATGGACGACCCGTCGCAGCCGCACCCGTGCCGGGGCGAATTGGCGTACCGCGGCTTTGAGGTGTCGATGGCGATGCTGCAGAGCGGGCTGGACCCGCGGACGATCGTGCTGCCGATGGACCTCTCGGCGCCGACGCTGGATCGCATGGTGGCTGAACTGCCCGAAGACAACTACCAGTTGGAGACCGAGTAA
- a CDS encoding TIM barrel protein → MIRLGAPVFLPQDDLEQLARAHRQQGYRAAYCPYTDLSDTTRIAAIRKEFAAQDVVIAEVGAWCNMLAPDPQKRKANQENVKRQLTLADEVGARCCVDYLGTLDPDSDYGPHPANLTAATFDLAVETVRSIIDAVKPRRAKFGLEMMQWVLPDSVDAYLDLIKAVDRPAFGVHLDPVNIILTPRMMYDTASLLRDCVARLGPWIASCHAKDIVLRGALAMHLDEVPPATGYLDYRTYLSELNRLDNSPPLMLEHLGSEEDYRAAAGRLFAIGAELGIDMG, encoded by the coding sequence ATGATACGCCTGGGCGCCCCCGTATTCTTACCGCAGGATGATCTGGAACAGCTGGCCCGTGCGCATCGCCAACAGGGCTACCGCGCGGCGTACTGCCCGTACACGGATCTGAGCGACACCACGCGGATCGCCGCGATCCGCAAGGAGTTTGCGGCGCAGGATGTCGTGATCGCCGAGGTTGGCGCCTGGTGCAACATGCTGGCCCCAGACCCGCAGAAGCGCAAAGCCAACCAGGAGAACGTCAAGCGGCAGTTGACGCTGGCCGACGAGGTCGGGGCGCGGTGCTGCGTGGACTACCTGGGCACGCTGGACCCGGACTCGGACTACGGTCCGCACCCGGCGAACCTGACCGCCGCCACGTTCGATCTGGCCGTCGAGACCGTGCGGTCCATCATCGACGCCGTCAAGCCGCGCCGGGCGAAGTTCGGCCTCGAGATGATGCAGTGGGTTCTGCCCGACAGCGTCGATGCGTACCTGGACCTGATCAAGGCCGTCGACCGCCCGGCCTTCGGCGTACACCTGGACCCGGTGAACATCATCCTGACGCCTCGGATGATGTACGACACTGCCTCGCTGCTGCGCGACTGCGTTGCGCGGCTGGGCCCGTGGATCGCCTCCTGCCACGCCAAGGACATCGTCCTGCGGGGCGCCCTGGCGATGCACCTGGACGAAGTGCCGCCGGCCACCGGCTACCTCGACTACCGCACGTACCTCAGCGAGCTCAACCGCCTGGACAACTCGCCGCCGCTGATGCTCGAGCATCTCGGCAGCGAAGAAGACTACCGCGCCGCCGCCGGCAGACTCTTCGCCATCGGGGCGGAGTTGGGCATCGACATGGGATAG
- a CDS encoding glycoside hydrolase family 95 protein: protein MTTTDNPSTNLTLWYAQPAQAWMTEALPVGCGRLGAMVFGGIERERIQFNEISLWTGTGRGTEAYNEFGAYQAFGNIAIALEGHGDATQYRRDLDLGTAVAGVRYAAGGVQYRRELFASYPDQVIVARFTADKGGSYSGAIELTGEHDDTPRPLAGRTGLMFAGKLPNGELYEAQLAVLNAGGTATVSGDRVEFSGCDSITLILAAGTNYVPDHSRGWFGDDPHEAVTRQIAAAAAKPYETMLADHVADYQALFGRVSVDLGHTPPQRSDLPTDQRLIAAARDDADPGLVALYFQFGRYMLISCSRPGSLPANLQGVWNDSNSPPWTADYHTNINIEMCYWPAESTNLPECHIPLLDFVRSQAPVYRKNTQAAPEFQHADGRPVRGWTVRTMSNPFGGQGAWWNTPVNGWYCQHFWEHYAFTGDVEFLRDTAYPLMKESVEFWQDQLRPLPDGSLIGPPGFSPEHGPTDATGLGYDQTIVWDLFTNYMAAADALGVDGDYRKTVSDLRDRLLVPRIGRWGQLQEWLNDVDDPQDHHRHVSHLFGTYPGRQFSGTGFPACGAQPGKAVPPRRYVEAVKTSLNGRGDGGTGWSRAWKIALWARLWDGDHAYRLLKNLLDPVTATHTDYENAGGTYVNLFDAHPPFQIDGNFGAVAAIAEMLVQSHDGTIVLLPALPSAWLDGCVRGLKARGGFEVSIAWRDGAPIEVTVRSVRGGQCDLRCAKTGKSVYLTLSAGEAAVLDGQLQRT, encoded by the coding sequence ATGACCACCACAGACAACCCCTCCACTAACTTGACGCTCTGGTACGCCCAACCGGCGCAGGCTTGGATGACCGAGGCGCTGCCTGTCGGGTGCGGGCGGCTGGGTGCGATGGTCTTTGGCGGCATCGAGCGGGAGCGGATCCAGTTCAACGAGATCAGCCTCTGGACCGGCACGGGCAGGGGAACAGAAGCATATAACGAGTTCGGGGCGTACCAGGCCTTCGGCAATATCGCCATCGCGTTGGAAGGCCACGGCGATGCGACCCAGTATCGCCGCGATCTCGACCTGGGCACCGCTGTGGCGGGCGTGCGGTACGCCGCCGGCGGCGTGCAGTACCGCCGGGAACTATTTGCCAGCTATCCAGACCAGGTGATCGTGGCGCGCTTCACGGCCGACAAGGGCGGCTCGTACAGCGGCGCGATCGAGCTGACGGGCGAGCATGATGACACCCCCCGCCCGCTGGCGGGCAGAACCGGCTTGATGTTCGCCGGCAAACTGCCCAACGGCGAACTGTATGAAGCACAGCTTGCGGTGCTCAACGCCGGCGGCACAGCGACGGTCTCGGGCGATAGGGTGGAATTCAGCGGCTGCGATTCGATCACGCTGATCCTGGCGGCGGGGACGAATTACGTACCGGATCACAGCCGCGGCTGGTTTGGCGACGATCCACACGAGGCCGTCACCCGGCAGATAGCGGCCGCGGCCGCGAAACCTTACGAGACGATGCTGGCCGATCACGTGGCGGATTACCAGGCGCTGTTTGGGCGCGTGAGCGTCGACTTGGGCCACACGCCGCCGCAGCGGAGCGATCTGCCGACCGACCAGCGGTTGATCGCTGCCGCCAGGGACGACGCCGACCCGGGCCTGGTCGCGCTGTACTTCCAGTTCGGGCGCTACATGCTGATCTCATGCTCGCGGCCGGGGTCGTTGCCGGCGAATCTCCAGGGCGTGTGGAACGACAGCAACTCCCCGCCCTGGACGGCGGACTACCACACCAACATCAACATCGAGATGTGCTACTGGCCGGCCGAGTCGACCAACCTGCCCGAGTGCCACATTCCGCTGCTGGACTTTGTCCGCTCGCAGGCGCCGGTCTATCGCAAGAACACGCAGGCGGCGCCGGAGTTCCAGCACGCCGACGGTCGGCCGGTGCGGGGCTGGACGGTGCGGACCATGTCCAACCCCTTCGGCGGGCAAGGCGCGTGGTGGAACACGCCCGTCAACGGGTGGTACTGCCAGCATTTCTGGGAGCACTACGCCTTCACCGGCGACGTCGAGTTCCTGCGCGACACCGCGTATCCGCTGATGAAGGAGAGCGTCGAGTTCTGGCAGGATCAACTGCGCCCGCTGCCGGACGGGTCGCTGATCGGTCCGCCTGGGTTCTCGCCCGAGCACGGGCCCACCGACGCGACCGGCCTGGGCTACGACCAGACGATCGTCTGGGACCTGTTCACCAATTACATGGCCGCCGCCGACGCGCTGGGCGTGGACGGCGACTATCGCAAGACCGTCAGCGACCTGCGCGACCGCCTGCTGGTGCCCCGGATCGGCCGGTGGGGGCAGTTGCAGGAGTGGCTCAACGATGTGGATGATCCCCAAGATCATCATCGCCACGTCTCGCATTTGTTCGGCACGTATCCCGGCCGCCAGTTCAGTGGCACAGGCTTTCCAGCCTGTGGGGCACAGCCTGGAAAGGCTGTGCCACCGCGGCGCTACGTCGAGGCGGTGAAGACCTCGCTCAACGGCCGCGGCGACGGCGGCACGGGCTGGTCGCGTGCGTGGAAGATCGCGCTGTGGGCCCGCCTGTGGGACGGCGACCACGCCTACCGCCTGCTCAAGAATCTGCTGGATCCGGTGACGGCCACGCACACCGATTACGAAAACGCCGGCGGGACGTACGTCAACCTGTTCGACGCGCACCCGCCATTCCAGATCGACGGGAACTTCGGCGCCGTGGCGGCCATCGCCGAGATGCTGGTGCAAAGTCACGACGGCACGATCGTGCTGCTGCCGGCGCTGCCATCGGCATGGCTTGACGGTTGCGTGCGCGGCCTCAAGGCCCGCGGCGGATTCGAGGTCAGTATCGCCTGGCGCGACGGCGCCCCGATTGAGGTAACTGTCCGCAGCGTCCGCGGCGGGCAGTGCGACCTGCGGTGCGCGAAGACGGGCAAGAGCGTTTATCTGACACTTTCCGCCGGCGAGGCAGCGGTTCTGGACGGGCAGTTGCAGCGCACATAA
- a CDS encoding RnfABCDGE type electron transport complex subunit D, whose amino-acid sequence MRTPWAWSMVNPSSVLRPTLCAPGAPHVRDPASVARHMWLTTMALVPCLLARLYEGGWRMAAVVAASYATMAAVEAADTLLRRRVIDESILVAGLLLALLLPHSTPLWMVALAAAVAVLQGKVLLNDVGRNRLNGPLVAWALLALLWPKTLQTPSGAPDELFLMAAALGGALLLAAGVTNWRMVATCLFWALVLSGLLHWQHGAAAPLWHHLGGGLLLGTLFIAADRLTSPITAGGKWICGTIVGISVVALREALGFPDAAMLAFLLGNLLSPLLDNAVFAWRLKRLPA is encoded by the coding sequence ATGAGGACGCCCTGGGCGTGGTCGATGGTGAATCCCTCGAGCGTTCTGCGCCCGACGTTGTGCGCGCCCGGCGCCCCGCACGTGCGCGATCCGGCCAGCGTTGCACGTCACATGTGGCTGACGACCATGGCGTTGGTGCCCTGCCTGCTGGCGCGGCTGTACGAGGGCGGCTGGCGGATGGCCGCCGTCGTTGCGGCGTCGTACGCGACGATGGCCGCAGTGGAAGCCGCCGATACCCTCCTGCGCCGGCGCGTGATCGACGAGAGCATCCTGGTGGCCGGATTGCTCCTGGCGTTGCTGCTGCCTCATTCCACGCCGCTGTGGATGGTGGCCCTGGCCGCGGCAGTGGCCGTCCTGCAAGGCAAGGTCCTGCTCAACGACGTGGGGCGCAACCGGCTCAACGGTCCGCTGGTGGCTTGGGCGCTGCTGGCGCTGCTGTGGCCAAAGACTCTCCAGACCCCCAGCGGGGCTCCGGATGAATTGTTCCTGATGGCTGCCGCCTTGGGCGGGGCGCTGCTGCTGGCGGCCGGCGTGACGAACTGGCGCATGGTCGCCACGTGCCTGTTCTGGGCGTTGGTGCTGTCGGGCCTGCTGCACTGGCAGCATGGCGCCGCCGCGCCACTGTGGCATCATCTGGGGGGCGGGCTGCTGCTGGGAACGCTGTTCATCGCCGCCGACCGCCTGACCAGTCCCATCACGGCCGGCGGCAAATGGATCTGCGGCACCATCGTCGGCATTTCGGTGGTCGCTCTGCGCGAGGCACTGGGGTTCCCCGACGCCGCCATGCTGGCGTTCCTGCTGGGCAACCTCCTCTCGCCCCTGCTGGACAACGCCGTCTTCGCCTGGCGCCTCAAACGCCTGCCCGCGTAG
- a CDS encoding 4Fe-4S dicluster domain-containing protein, translating to MRMTGGYDVPLAGRPSSRVEVPDDPPAFYLPLKSRRFHFSNILVSDGQCTAQGHVLARDEDNYAVPLLAPRAGVVRLGQVPGHIVLEDLRRQQEQPWEVRQDQPHIPHRNVRGALKRQKMLALGAWQFFCDAHSGLLPDPFGQASALIVSTLNLEPFTARGAIQLRRRLTHATRALEHLQGLMDDRPVFLVLPEIRSVFARGVLESLRGHTWLNLVEVPLRYPADNFALLARELGLPRSADGPVWGVRIEGLLAVDRALTYSRPSVRRLISLGGPGASKCLHVLIEPGYPLRELLAGRLKEGPMRVVRDGVLTGAACGAGYLGIDSECTGFTILPQCDRPGGWLAELGPGRSTISYGRSFLGHLRGKLVPQEMNDALHGRPQACISCGQCKRVCPAGIMPYLIHRHLRRGNAAAAARSRVDLCVSCGLCSYVCPAKIELMQQFVAARRAPAAAPPEVRP from the coding sequence ATGAGGATGACCGGAGGATATGACGTTCCCCTGGCGGGCAGACCCTCGTCGCGCGTCGAGGTGCCCGACGACCCGCCGGCGTTCTATCTGCCTCTCAAAAGCCGCCGCTTCCACTTCTCCAACATTCTCGTCAGCGACGGTCAATGCACCGCCCAGGGGCACGTGCTGGCCCGCGACGAAGACAACTACGCCGTCCCGCTCCTGGCCCCGCGAGCCGGCGTCGTCAGGCTCGGCCAGGTCCCCGGCCACATCGTTTTGGAAGATCTCCGTCGCCAGCAGGAGCAGCCCTGGGAAGTGCGCCAGGACCAGCCGCACATCCCGCACCGCAACGTCCGCGGCGCCCTGAAGCGCCAGAAGATGCTCGCCCTGGGGGCCTGGCAGTTCTTCTGCGACGCCCACAGTGGACTGCTGCCCGACCCGTTCGGCCAGGCGTCGGCCCTGATCGTCTCGACGCTGAACCTCGAACCCTTCACCGCCCGCGGGGCCATCCAGTTGCGCCGGCGTCTGACGCACGCCACGCGCGCGCTGGAGCATCTGCAGGGTCTGATGGACGACCGCCCGGTCTTCCTGGTGCTGCCCGAGATCCGGTCGGTCTTCGCCCGCGGCGTGCTCGAGAGCCTGCGCGGGCACACGTGGCTGAACCTCGTCGAGGTACCGCTGCGGTACCCCGCCGACAACTTCGCCCTGCTGGCGCGGGAACTGGGCCTGCCTCGCAGCGCCGACGGGCCCGTCTGGGGCGTGCGCATCGAGGGCCTGCTGGCTGTCGACCGCGCCTTGACCTATTCGCGACCGTCCGTGCGGCGCCTGATCAGCCTGGGCGGGCCCGGGGCTTCCAAGTGCCTCCACGTGCTGATCGAACCGGGCTACCCGCTGCGGGAGCTGCTGGCCGGGCGCCTCAAGGAAGGCCCCATGCGCGTCGTGCGCGACGGGGTGCTCACCGGCGCCGCCTGCGGCGCGGGCTACCTTGGCATCGATAGCGAATGCACGGGCTTCACCATCCTGCCCCAGTGCGACCGCCCCGGCGGATGGCTGGCCGAACTGGGCCCCGGGCGCAGCACGATCTCCTACGGGCGATCGTTCCTGGGACATCTGCGGGGCAAGCTCGTTCCTCAGGAAATGAACGACGCGCTGCACGGGCGCCCGCAGGCGTGCATCTCCTGCGGGCAGTGCAAACGCGTCTGCCCCGCCGGCATCATGCCGTACCTGATCCACCGCCACCTGCGGCGGGGCAACGCCGCCGCGGCTGCCCGCAGCCGCGTGGACCTGTGCGTCTCGTGCGGGTTGTGCAGCTACGTCTGCCCGGCCAAGATCGAGCTGATGCAGCAGTTCGTCGCCGCCCGCCGTGCCCCCGCGGCGGCGCCGCCGGAGGTGCGGCCATGA
- a CDS encoding Rrf2 family transcriptional regulator, protein MEIIPRHTDYAIRALLCLAQQPQTVVPCGQVARQYGIPESFAYKILRKLVVQGLAESRPGRPGGFRLAKPAADISLRQIMEVFQGPIAVSPCVLDHDFCQRSAACPVCVKWRQLTSQISQFLTDVTLQELLEQQTLCDPKAARNKTRN, encoded by the coding sequence ATGGAAATCATCCCTCGCCACACCGACTACGCCATCCGTGCCCTGCTGTGCCTGGCGCAGCAACCCCAGACGGTCGTCCCTTGCGGGCAGGTCGCCCGCCAGTACGGCATCCCCGAGAGCTTCGCCTACAAGATTCTGCGGAAGCTCGTCGTCCAGGGGCTGGCCGAAAGCCGCCCCGGACGCCCGGGCGGGTTCCGCCTGGCCAAGCCCGCGGCCGACATCTCGCTGCGCCAGATCATGGAAGTGTTCCAGGGGCCCATCGCGGTCAGCCCATGCGTTCTGGACCATGATTTCTGCCAGCGCAGCGCCGCGTGCCCGGTGTGCGTCAAGTGGCGCCAACTGACGTCGCAGATATCCCAGTTCCTCACCGACGTGACGCTGCAGGAGCTGCTCGAGCAGCAGACCCTCTGCGACCCCAAAGCGGCGCGAAACAAGACCCGGAACTGA
- a CDS encoding PP2C family protein-serine/threonine phosphatase: protein MVDETEQELDLALAAELQAALLPKACPTNWPHEAAASLNRMCGTVGGDFYDFIRINDEQFAVVIGDVVGHGVRAALMMAQIMGFLRSEPQRRSRPVEVVSELNMMLVDLGNRTGSVMPCSLFYAVIDAPTGIGFFVNAGHPRPYLCSDGACVPLHLMNRNILLGVQEYQPEEDCHTFTTGERLVLFTDGLVEAVNDSHDFYGEPRLYDTISRCKECTPCRCAEVVFQDVEQFRGRARQSDDESIVVLDRV from the coding sequence ATGGTTGACGAAACCGAACAGGAACTAGACTTGGCGCTGGCCGCCGAGTTGCAGGCGGCGCTGTTGCCCAAGGCCTGTCCTACCAACTGGCCGCACGAGGCGGCGGCGTCACTCAATCGCATGTGCGGGACGGTCGGCGGCGACTTCTACGACTTCATCCGGATCAACGACGAGCAGTTCGCCGTCGTCATCGGCGACGTCGTCGGCCACGGCGTGCGCGCGGCGTTGATGATGGCCCAGATCATGGGCTTCCTCCGCAGCGAACCGCAGCGCCGCAGCCGCCCGGTGGAGGTGGTTTCAGAGTTGAACATGATGCTCGTCGACCTGGGCAACCGCACCGGGTCGGTCATGCCCTGTTCGCTGTTCTATGCCGTCATCGACGCCCCGACGGGGATCGGGTTCTTCGTCAACGCCGGACATCCGCGCCCCTACCTCTGCAGCGACGGAGCATGCGTGCCCCTGCACCTGATGAACCGCAACATCCTGCTGGGCGTGCAGGAGTACCAGCCCGAGGAAGACTGCCACACCTTCACCACCGGCGAGCGACTGGTCCTGTTCACCGACGGACTGGTCGAGGCCGTCAACGATTCCCACGACTTCTACGGCGAGCCCCGCCTGTACGACACGATCAGCCGCTGCAAAGAGTGTACGCCTTGCCGGTGCGCTGAGGTGGTTTTTCAGGATGTCGAACAATTCCGAGGCCGCGCCCGCCAGAGCGACGACGAATCCATCGTCGTCCTGGACCGTGTCTAA
- a CDS encoding electron transfer flavoprotein subunit alpha/FixB family protein, whose protein sequence is MMAAGEYKGVWIIAEQDGGRLQRVSHELLTRGRALADARGTELTAVLIGARMAQDPLQDLIARGADAVLAVEAPELEHFLIEPYAACLLDLIERRRPEIILAGATTTGRTLMPFVAVKANAGLTADCTQLEIDAATGNLLQTRPAIGGNILATIQTPNHRPQMATVRPHSGPAAVAVAGRCGRIERLAPPAASLASRVRRVDFIPQTDRCALAEAQAVVAVGRGIKKAANIPLAQSLADALGAALGASRDVVDRGWLSYSHQVGLSGKTVSPRLYIALGISGSIQHLAGMQTAQTIVAINIDPDAQIFQVADIGIVGSLFTVVPALIEAIRQSARSQPATTVSPPQEGLPAAGGL, encoded by the coding sequence ATGATGGCAGCCGGGGAATACAAGGGCGTGTGGATCATCGCCGAGCAGGACGGCGGACGCCTGCAGCGCGTCAGCCACGAACTGCTGACGCGCGGGCGAGCCCTGGCCGACGCGCGCGGCACGGAGTTGACGGCGGTGCTCATTGGCGCGCGCATGGCCCAGGACCCGCTGCAGGACCTCATCGCCCGCGGCGCCGACGCAGTGCTGGCCGTCGAGGCGCCCGAGCTGGAGCATTTCCTGATCGAACCTTACGCGGCGTGCCTGCTGGACCTGATCGAGCGGCGGCGGCCTGAGATTATCCTTGCCGGCGCGACAACCACCGGCCGCACGCTCATGCCGTTCGTGGCCGTCAAGGCCAACGCGGGTCTGACCGCCGACTGCACGCAACTGGAGATCGACGCGGCCACCGGCAATCTGCTCCAGACGCGCCCTGCCATCGGTGGCAACATCCTGGCGACGATCCAGACGCCCAACCACCGCCCGCAGATGGCGACCGTGCGGCCGCACAGCGGACCGGCCGCCGTAGCGGTGGCGGGGCGTTGCGGCAGGATCGAGCGCCTCGCGCCGCCGGCGGCGTCGCTGGCCAGCCGCGTGCGGCGCGTGGACTTCATCCCTCAGACTGACCGATGCGCCTTGGCCGAAGCGCAGGCGGTGGTGGCGGTGGGGCGGGGCATCAAGAAGGCCGCAAACATCCCGCTGGCGCAGTCGCTGGCCGACGCGCTGGGCGCGGCGCTGGGGGCCAGCCGCGACGTCGTCGACCGCGGGTGGCTGAGCTACTCTCACCAGGTCGGGCTTTCGGGCAAGACAGTCAGCCCGCGGCTCTACATCGCCCTGGGCATCTCCGGTTCGATCCAGCACCTGGCCGGGATGCAGACCGCCCAGACCATCGTGGCCATTAACATCGATCCCGACGCCCAGATCTTCCAGGTGGCCGACATCGGCATCGTCGGCAGCCTCTTCACCGTCGTGCCGGCACTGATCGAGGCGATTCGCCAGAGCGCCCGATCGCAACCGGCGACCACAGTTTCCCCGCCGCAAGAGGGTCTGCCGGCGGCGGGGGGCCTATGA